In Gossypium arboreum isolate Shixiya-1 chromosome 5, ASM2569848v2, whole genome shotgun sequence, a single genomic region encodes these proteins:
- the LOC108450183 gene encoding mitogen-activated protein kinase 3-like, with product MANVAPGNAGGHFGDFPAFHTYGGQFIQYSIFGNLFEITSKYRPPIMPIGRGAYGIVCSVLNSETNEMVAVKKIANAFDNHMDAKRTLREIKLLRHLDHENVIAIRDVIPPPLRRDFNDVYIALELMDTDLHQIIRSNQSLSEEHCQYFLYQLLRGLKYIHSANVIHRDLKPSNLLLNANCDLKICDFGLARPASENEFMTEYVVTRWYRAPEILLNSSDYTAAIDVWSVGCIFMELMNRKPLFPGNDHVHQMRLLTELLGTPTESDLGFLQNEDARRYIRQLPAYPRQQLANVFPHVNRMALDLIDRMLTFDPTRRITVEEALAHPYLERLHDIADEPVCPEPFNFDFEQQPLGEEQMKDMIYREALALNPDYAR from the exons ATGGCCAACGTTGCTCCGGGAAATGCCGGCGGTCACTTCGGAGATTTTCCGGCGTTTCATACCTACGGCGGTCAATTTATTCAGTACAGTATTTTTGGAAACTTATTTGAGATCACGTCTAAATATCGGCCTCCCATCATGCCAATCGGTCGTGGAGCCTACGGCATCGTCTG CTCGGTGTTGAATTCGGAGACGAATGAAATGGTAGCGGTAAAGAAAATCGCCAACGCTTTCGATAATCACATGGACGCTAAGCGTACGCTTCGTGAAATTAAGCTTCTCCGACATTTGGATCACGAGAAT GTTATCGCAATTAGAGATGTCATTCCTCCGCCTTTGCGGAGAGATTTTAATGATGTCTACATTGCCCTGGAGCTCATGGATACCGATCTTCACCAAATAATTCGCTCCAATCAGAGTTTATCTGAGGAGCATTGTCAG TATTTCTTATATCAGCTTCTTCGAGGACTCAAGTACATTCATTCTGCAAATGTGATTCATAGAGATTTGAAACCCAGCAACCTCTTGCTGAATGCTAATTGTGATCTTAAGATTTGTGACTTTGGTCTCGCTCGACCTGCCTCCGAGAATGAGTTTATGACGGAATATGTTGTCACGAGATGGTATAGGGCACCAGAGATATTGCTGAACTCTTCGGACTACACGGCCGCCATAGATGTCTGGTCTGTTGGTTGCATTTTTATGGAGCTCATGAATAGAAAACCTTTGTTTCCTGGAAATGATCATGTACATCAAATGCGTTTGTTGACAGAG CTGCTTGGCACTCCAACTGAATCTGATCTTGGGTTTCTTCAAAATGAGGACGCGAGAAGATACATCAGGCAGCTACCTGCATACCCTCGTCAACAGCTAGCTAATGTTTTCCCACATGTTAATCGGATGGCTCTTGATCTGATTGATAGAATGTTGACATTTGATCCAACCAGAAGAATTACTG TTGAAGAAGCATTGGCCCATCCTTATCTTGAAAGGTTACACGACATAGCTGATGAACCAGTTTGCCCTGAGCCATTTAATTTCGATTTTGAACAGCAACCATTGGGAGAAGAGCAGATGAAGGACATGATTTACCGGGAAGCCTTAGCTCTGAATCCAGATTATGCTCGATAA
- the LOC108450607 gene encoding protein NRT1/ PTR FAMILY 2.7-like — protein MSSMELQQPTASGSNKNGDHESQSQMLSPGHKRGGWFTFFFVSATLTGLMIAGWGWLTNLIVYLIEEFNVKSIDATQISNVVNGSINLIPIIGAVLADSFLGSFHVVSISSLFSLLGIIALTLTATLSHLRPQHCGTGSTLCHTPSKLQLAVLYTGIALASIGLGVVRFTLASLGANQFDSPEDQGVFFNWFFFIFYSACVVSSLGIVYVEDSISWGLGFGMCAAFNFLGLVIFFLGNRFYRHDKPQGSPYTSLARVIVAAIRKRNVLVSSESKYYYHKINDGASKAIAATPKRSFRFLNRAALITEGDISSDGSIAKPWNISSVQQVEDLKTLIRILPLWASTVFLATPIVIQTNMTILQALAMDRHLGPNFKIPAGSITVVVLISSAIFIALFDRFLYSTWQSLTGRSLTPLQRIGAGHVFNILSMAISALVESKRLNVAHDNHLQDHQGGAAAVVPMLALWLFPQLIVVGMGEAFHFPGNVSLYYQEFPVSMKSTATSMISIVIGVAFYVSTAVVDLIRNVTGWLPDDINDGRVDNVYWTFVVLGLLNYGYFLLCAKFYKYQNLEQEAEANTQI, from the exons ATGTCATCCATGGAGTTGCAGCAGCCAACAGCTAGTGGTAGCAACAAGAATGGTGACCATGAATCACAGTCACAGATGTTAAGTCCTGGCCATAAACGTGGTGGTTGGTTCACCTTTTTCTTTGTTTCAg CAACTTTGACAGGATTGATGATAGCTGGTTGGGGATGgctgacgaatttgattgtgtaTCTGATCGAGGAATTCAATGTTAAGAGCATTGATGCTACTCAGATAAGCAATGTAGTCAACGGTTCCATCAACTTGATACCAATTATCGGTGCTGTTTTGGCTGACTCTTTCCTCGGCTCTTTCCATGTCGTTTCAATCTCTTCACTCTTCTCTCTACTG GGAATAATTGCTCTAACCTTAACAGCGACACTTAGTCACTTGAGACCACAACACTGTGGAACTGGTTCAACCTTGTGCCACACTCCATCGAAACTCCAATTAGCTGTTTTATACACGGGTATTGCTTTGGCATCAATAGGCCTGGGGGTGGTTCGTTTTACTTTAGCATCCTTGGGAGCCAATCAATTTGATAGTCCTGAAGATCAAGGAGTTTTCTTCAACtggtttttctttatattttattctgcctGTGTCGTAAGTTCTTTAGGCATCGTCTATGTTGAGGATAGTATTAGTTGGGGACTGGGATTTGGCATGTGTGCAGCTTTTAATTTTCTGGGCTTGGTTATCTTCTTCCTGGGAAACCGTTTCTACCGCCATGATAAGCCTCAAGGTAGCCCTTACACGAGTTTGGCTCGTGTGATTGTTGCTGCAATACGAAAGAGGAACGTCTTGGTTTCATCTGAAAGCAAGTATTATTATCATAAGATTAATGATGGAGCTAGTAAAGCCATCGCTGCAACACCTAAACGCAGCTTCAG GTTCTTGAACCGTGCAGCACTGATAACTGAAGGAGACATTAGTTCAGATGGATCCATAGCCAAGCCGTGGAATATAAGCTCAGTTCAACAAGTTGAAGACTTGAAAACTCTGATTAGGATTCTCCCATTATGGGCAAGCACAGTATTTTTAGCCACCCCTATTGTAATTCAGACCAACATGACAATTCTTCAAGCTCTAGCAATGGATCGTCACCTCGGCCCAAATTTCAAGATCCCCGCCGGTTCAATCACGGTCGTGGTTTTAATCTCCTCAGCCATCTTTATCGCCCTGTTTGACCGGTTTCTTTACTCCACCTGGCAGTCCCTGACCGGCCGCTCATTAACACCCTTACAAAGAATCGGAGCAGGCCATGTTTTCAACATCCTAAGCATGGCAATCTCCGCCCTGGTGGAGTCAAAGAGGCTAAATGTAGCCCATGATAACCACCTCCAAGACCACCAGGGCGGCGCCGCCGCCGTGGTGCCAATGCTCGCCTTATGGCTGTTTCCACAACTCATCGTAGTTGGGATGGGTGAAGCTTTCCACTTTCCGGGCAATGTTTCACTGTACTATCAAGAATTCCCTGTCTCAATGAAAAGCACAGCAACTTCCATGATTTCCATAGTCATCGGCGTCGCTTTCTATGTCAGCACTGCTGTGGTTGATCTGATAAGGAACGTTACCGGATGGTTGCCGGACGATATAAACGATGGAAGAGTAGACAATGTTTATTGGACTTTCGTTGTGTTGGGATTGCTTAATTATGGCTACTTTTTACTGTGTGCTAAGTTTTACAAGTATCAAAATCTCGAACAGGAAGCGGAAGCGAACACCCAGATTTGA
- the LOC108452009 gene encoding protein NRT1/ PTR FAMILY 2.7-like isoform X2: MAKTTESKLVPADIEAPEMPDSMTKKGGFITLFFIAGTLSGVMLSGFGWLANLIVYLVQEFNVESINASQIANVVHGCINLLPILGAIIADSFLGSFQGMILLILTAKLSSLKPPPCEIGSSFCRAPSKLQYVILYLSIATASAGLGGSRYTLATLGANQLDKPKDKETFFNWFFFTVNVSSIISSTAIVYVEDSISWALGYTICFAANFIALAVFLAGQRFYRCDKPQGSQFTGPLRVVVAAVRKRKVALSSRSEDYYHEHCETSKVMPVTANRWFRFLNRAAMKTEGDIDSDGLIARPWKLCSLEQVENLRTVIRLVPIWSSGIFLITPVAIQSSIAVTQALSMDRHLGSNFKIPAASIIVVILVSSSFFVALFDRFVFPTWQKLTGRPLTLLQRIGIGHVIIVISMAISAMVESKRLKTIHDNKLEALPGAIVPMPVWWLFPQLVVIGIGDAFHFPGQTALYYHEFPASLRSIATAMVSLVVGIAFYVSTALVELIRKLTGWLPGNINSGRLDNLYWILVTAGALNFMYFLVCAKLYKCRNIEKEVETNSGFDI, from the exons ATGGCAAAAACCACCGAGTCCAAGCTAGTCCCTGCTGATATTGAAGCTCCTGAAATGCCAGATTCCATGACCAAAAAGGGTGGTTTCATCACCTTATTCTTCATTGCag GGACACTATCGGGAGTGATGTTGTCTGGTTTCGGATGGTTAGCAAACCTGATCGTTTATCTGGTTCAGGAATTCAATGTGGAGAGCATTAATGCTTCTCAAATTGCCAACGTTGTTCATGGTTGCATAAACTTGCTTCCAATACTTGGAGCAATCATTGCTGATTCATTTTTGGGAAGTTTTCAG GGGATGATTCTGCTGATTTTAACAGCAAAGCTTAGCTCTTTGAAACCTCCACCATGTGAGATTGGTTCAAGCTTCTGCAGAGCTCCATCtaaactacaatatgtaatcctGTATTTAAGTATAGCAACGGCGTCTGCAGGGTTAGGAGGAAGTCGATATACGCTAGCAACATTGGGAGCAAACCAACTTGATAAGCCTAAAGATAAAGAAACTTTCTTCAATTGGTTCTTTTTCACTGTTAATGTATCTAGCATAATAAGTTCCACTGCAATTGTCTACGTCGAGGACAGCATTAGCTGGGCTCTTGGATATACCATATGTTTTGCCGCTAATTTCATTGCTTTAGCTGTTTTCTTGGCCGGACAACGATTCTATCGATGTGACAAGCCTCAAGGGAGCCAGTTTACTGGTCCGCTTCGTGTTGTTGTCGCTGCTGTAAGGAAAAGGAAGGTCGCGCTCTCGTCAAGAAGTGAAGATTATTACCATGAACACTGTGAAACGAGTAAGGTTATGCCTGTAACAGCAAATCGGTGGTTCAG GTTTTTGAACCGAGCAGCGATGAAAACCGAAGGAGACATCGATTCAGATGGATTAATTGCAAGACCATGGAAGCTATGCAGTTTAGAGCAAGTAGAAAATCTGAGAACTGTAATAAGACTTGTCCCAATATGGTCAAGTGGTATATTTCTTATAACCCCGGTAGCAATCCAATCCAGCATTGCAGTTACCCAAGCTCTATCTATGGATCGTCACCTTGGTTCCAATTTCAAGATCCCTGCAGCGTCAATTATAGTTGTGATCCTAGTATCCTCATCCTTCTTCGTAGCCCTGTTTGATCGTTTCGTATTTCCCACGTGGCAGAAGCTGACTGGCCGGCCTCTGACGTTGCTACAACGAATAGGAATAGGCCACGTGATCATTGTCATAAGCATGGCAATTTCAGCAATGGTGGAGTCAAAACGGCTCAAAACAATCCATGATAACAAGCTTGAAGCACTTCCTGGTGCCATAGTGCCTATGCCAGTCTGGTGGTTATTTCCTCAGCTTGTTGTGATTGGTATCGGTGATGCATTCCATTTTCCAGGACAAACTGCATTGTATTACCATGAATTCCCAGCCTCTTTGCGAAGCATCGCGACCGCCATGGTTTCTTTAGTTGTCGGCATTGCTTTCTATGTCAGTACAGCTCTTGTTGAACTAATCAGAAAACTTACAGGATGGTTGCCTGGAAACATAAATAGTGGAAGGCTAGATAATCTGTATTGGATCTTAGTTACAGCAGGGGCACTGAATTTTATGTACTTTTTGGTTTGTGCCAAGCTGTACAAGTGTCGAAATATTGAAAAGGAAGTGGAAACTAATTCCGGATTTGATATATAG
- the LOC108452009 gene encoding protein NRT1/ PTR FAMILY 2.7-like isoform X1 → MAKTTESKLVPADIEAPEMPDSMTKKGGFITLFFIAGTLSGVMLSGFGWLANLIVYLVQEFNVESINASQIANVVHGCINLLPILGAIIADSFLGSFQVAAISSFISLLGMILLILTAKLSSLKPPPCEIGSSFCRAPSKLQYVILYLSIATASAGLGGSRYTLATLGANQLDKPKDKETFFNWFFFTVNVSSIISSTAIVYVEDSISWALGYTICFAANFIALAVFLAGQRFYRCDKPQGSQFTGPLRVVVAAVRKRKVALSSRSEDYYHEHCETSKVMPVTANRWFRFLNRAAMKTEGDIDSDGLIARPWKLCSLEQVENLRTVIRLVPIWSSGIFLITPVAIQSSIAVTQALSMDRHLGSNFKIPAASIIVVILVSSSFFVALFDRFVFPTWQKLTGRPLTLLQRIGIGHVIIVISMAISAMVESKRLKTIHDNKLEALPGAIVPMPVWWLFPQLVVIGIGDAFHFPGQTALYYHEFPASLRSIATAMVSLVVGIAFYVSTALVELIRKLTGWLPGNINSGRLDNLYWILVTAGALNFMYFLVCAKLYKCRNIEKEVETNSGFDI, encoded by the exons ATGGCAAAAACCACCGAGTCCAAGCTAGTCCCTGCTGATATTGAAGCTCCTGAAATGCCAGATTCCATGACCAAAAAGGGTGGTTTCATCACCTTATTCTTCATTGCag GGACACTATCGGGAGTGATGTTGTCTGGTTTCGGATGGTTAGCAAACCTGATCGTTTATCTGGTTCAGGAATTCAATGTGGAGAGCATTAATGCTTCTCAAATTGCCAACGTTGTTCATGGTTGCATAAACTTGCTTCCAATACTTGGAGCAATCATTGCTGATTCATTTTTGGGAAGTTTTCAGGTTGCTGCAATTTCTAGCTTTATCTCTTTGCTG GGGATGATTCTGCTGATTTTAACAGCAAAGCTTAGCTCTTTGAAACCTCCACCATGTGAGATTGGTTCAAGCTTCTGCAGAGCTCCATCtaaactacaatatgtaatcctGTATTTAAGTATAGCAACGGCGTCTGCAGGGTTAGGAGGAAGTCGATATACGCTAGCAACATTGGGAGCAAACCAACTTGATAAGCCTAAAGATAAAGAAACTTTCTTCAATTGGTTCTTTTTCACTGTTAATGTATCTAGCATAATAAGTTCCACTGCAATTGTCTACGTCGAGGACAGCATTAGCTGGGCTCTTGGATATACCATATGTTTTGCCGCTAATTTCATTGCTTTAGCTGTTTTCTTGGCCGGACAACGATTCTATCGATGTGACAAGCCTCAAGGGAGCCAGTTTACTGGTCCGCTTCGTGTTGTTGTCGCTGCTGTAAGGAAAAGGAAGGTCGCGCTCTCGTCAAGAAGTGAAGATTATTACCATGAACACTGTGAAACGAGTAAGGTTATGCCTGTAACAGCAAATCGGTGGTTCAG GTTTTTGAACCGAGCAGCGATGAAAACCGAAGGAGACATCGATTCAGATGGATTAATTGCAAGACCATGGAAGCTATGCAGTTTAGAGCAAGTAGAAAATCTGAGAACTGTAATAAGACTTGTCCCAATATGGTCAAGTGGTATATTTCTTATAACCCCGGTAGCAATCCAATCCAGCATTGCAGTTACCCAAGCTCTATCTATGGATCGTCACCTTGGTTCCAATTTCAAGATCCCTGCAGCGTCAATTATAGTTGTGATCCTAGTATCCTCATCCTTCTTCGTAGCCCTGTTTGATCGTTTCGTATTTCCCACGTGGCAGAAGCTGACTGGCCGGCCTCTGACGTTGCTACAACGAATAGGAATAGGCCACGTGATCATTGTCATAAGCATGGCAATTTCAGCAATGGTGGAGTCAAAACGGCTCAAAACAATCCATGATAACAAGCTTGAAGCACTTCCTGGTGCCATAGTGCCTATGCCAGTCTGGTGGTTATTTCCTCAGCTTGTTGTGATTGGTATCGGTGATGCATTCCATTTTCCAGGACAAACTGCATTGTATTACCATGAATTCCCAGCCTCTTTGCGAAGCATCGCGACCGCCATGGTTTCTTTAGTTGTCGGCATTGCTTTCTATGTCAGTACAGCTCTTGTTGAACTAATCAGAAAACTTACAGGATGGTTGCCTGGAAACATAAATAGTGGAAGGCTAGATAATCTGTATTGGATCTTAGTTACAGCAGGGGCACTGAATTTTATGTACTTTTTGGTTTGTGCCAAGCTGTACAAGTGTCGAAATATTGAAAAGGAAGTGGAAACTAATTCCGGATTTGATATATAG
- the LOC108453675 gene encoding serrate RNA effector molecule: MAEVINMPVDSFDRRRGGDRKDNNNNNKQLPSSDDPNSSAPSPPPPRRRDRDSRERRDRDYYDRNRSPPPPPPPPRERDYKRRSSISPPPPPLSYRDRRHSPPPRRSPPHKRSRREDGGYEGRRGSPRGRFGPGDRRFGHDYGGGYDREMMGRPGYPEERPHGWYSGRSSGGYQDCDSGLGGYSDASNSRSTQREGLMSYKQFIQELEDDILPAEAERRYQEYKSEYISTQKQAFFDAHKDEEWLRDKYHPTNLVTVIERRNELVCRVAKDFLLDLQSGTLDLNPGVNPLSSSKSGQTSDPISEDETDIGDKRRRHGKEPAKETDILSVAPKAHPISSDPRRIHIDIEQAQGLVRKLDSEKGIEENILRGFDNDKVNRDKSRGSLTGPVVIIRGSNSVKGLEGVELLDTLITYLWRVHGLDYYGMIETSEAKGLRHVRPEGKSSDVTNSGSEWEKKFDSRWQERLRGQDPLELMTAKDKIEAAAVEALNPFVRKIRDEKYGWKYGCGAKGCTKLFHAAEFVHKHLKLKHPELVMELTSKVREELYYQNYMNDPDAPGGTPVMQQSLPKDKPPRRRMLENRLKDERGFRRGRDNRANGSDRYDRSENPQSSEFPSNKDGADEGNRDDPMFDAFGGQGMHVAAPFSSDIAPPPVLMPVPGAGPLGPFVPAPPELAMQVFRERGGPSYEGNTRGGRPGPNLSGPAPFLLPPGFQQDPRRLRSYQDLDAPEDEVTVIDYRSL, from the exons ATGGCCGAAGTCATAAACATGCCGGTCGATTCCTTCGACCGCCGTCGCGGTGGCGACCGTAAAGAcaacaataataacaataaacaGCTTCCGTCGTCTGACGATCCCAACTCCTCTGCCCCATCGCCGCCTCCACCTCGACGCCGCGATCGGGACTCGCGTGAGAGACGGGACCGCGACTACTACGATCGCAACCGCTCTCCTCCGCCTCCGCCTCCGCCTCCCAGAGAGAGAGATTACAAGAGGCGCAGTAGCATTAGCCCCCCGCCACCGCCGTTGAGTTATAGGGATAGAAGACACTCGCCTCCGCCGCGGAGGTCGCCCCCTCATAAGAGGTCTAGGCGTGAGGATGGAGGATACGAAGGGAGAAGAGGGAGCCCTAGAGGAAGATTTGGACCTGGAGATAGAAG GTTTGGGCATGACTATGGTGGTGGATATGATCGTGAGATGATGGGAAGGCCTGGTTACCCTGAAGAAAGGCCTCATGGCTGGTACTCAGGTCGCTCTTCTGGTGGCTATCAAG ATTGTGATTCTGGCCTTGGTGGTTATAGTGATGCTTCCAATTCAAGGAGTACTCAAAG AGAAGGATTGATGTCATACAAGCAATTCATTCAAGAGCTTGAGGATGATATACTACCAGCTGAAGCTGAGCGTAG GTACCAAGAATACAAGTCAGAGTATATATCAACCCAAAAACAAGCATTTTTTGATGCTCACAAAGACGAGGAATG GTTGAGAGACAAATATCATCCAACAAACTTGGTCACTGTTATTGAAAG GAGGAACGAACTTGTATGCAGAGTTGCAAAGGACTTTTTGCTTGATCTGCAGAGTGGAACACTGGACTT AAATCCTGGTGTAAATCCCTTGTCATCAAGTAAATCAGGCCAAACTAGTGATCCTATTTCCGAAGATGAAACTGACATCGGTGACAAAAGAAGGCGGCATGGTAAGGAACCTGCAAAAGAAACTGATATACTTTCTGTTGCTCCTAAGGCTCACCCGATCAGTTCTGATCCCAGAAGAATTCATATTGACATTGAACAAGCACAGGGCCTTGTACGAAAACTGGATTCTGAAAAAGGAATTGAGGAAAACATATTAAGGGGGTTCGACAATGACAAAGTAAATAGAGATAAATCTCGTGGTAGTTTGACTGGTCCGGTGGTTATTATACGTGGCTCGAATTCTGTGAAAGGCCTGGAGGGTGTTGAGCTTCTTGATACTCTTATAACTTACTTGTGGCGTGTCCATGGTTTGGATTATTATGGAATGATTGAAACAAGTGAAGCTAAGGGTCTTAGGCATGTGAGACCAGAGGGAAAGAGTTCTGATGTTACTAATAGCGGATCTGAGTGGGAAAAGAAATTTGACTCACGCTGGCAAGAGAGATTGAGGGGTCAAGATCCTTTGGAATTAATGACTGCCAAAGACAAAATAGAAGCTGCTGCTGTTGAAGCTTTGAATCCTTTTGTCCGTAAGATTAGGGATGAAAAGTATGGTTGGAAGTATGGATGTGGTGCTAAGGGTTGCACAAAGCTCTTCCATGCTGCAGAATTCGTGCACAAGCATCTTAAACTTAAACATCCAGAGCTTGTGATGGAGCTAACGTCTAAAGTTCGTGAAGAGCTTTATTACCAAAATTACATGAA TGATCCAGATGCACCTGGGGGGACACCTGTTATGCAGCAATCTCTACCG AAGGACAAGCCCCCAAGACGTAGAATGCTAGAAAATCGCTTGAAAGATGAACGTGGCTTTCGTAGAGGACGTGATAATCGAGCAAATGGTAGCGATAGATATGATAGATCTGAGAACCCTCAATCAAGTGAATTTCCATCCAACAAGGATGGTGCTGATGAGGGCAATCGTGATGATCCAATGTTTGATGCTTTTGGTGGTCAAGGGATGCATGTTGCAGCTCCATTTTCTTCAGATATTGCACCTCCGCCAGTATTGATGCCTGTTCCTGGTGCTGG TCCTTTGGGCCCCTTTGTTCCAGCTCCACCTGAACTTGCAATGCAGGTCTTCAGAGAGCGGGGTGGTCCTTCTTACGAAGGCAATACTAGAGGGGGACGTCCTGGACCTAATTTAAGTGGACCAGCCCCCTTTCTTTTGCCTCCTGGCTTTCAACAGGATCCTCGTCGTTTAAGAAG TTATCAAGACCTAGATGCACCTGAGGATGAAGTCACCGTTATAGACTACAGGAGCTTATAG
- the LOC108453771 gene encoding 60S ribosomal protein L30 has translation MVAAKKTKKTHESINNRLALVMKSGKYTLGYKTVLKSLRSSKGKLIIIANNCPPLRKSEIEYYAMLCKVGVHHYNGNNVDLGTACGKYFRVCCLSIIDPGDSDIIKSMPGDH, from the exons ATGGTTGCCGCCAAGAAGACC AAGAAGACTCATGAGAGCATTAACAACAGATTGGCTCTCGTTATGAAGAGTGGGAAATACACTTTGGGTTACAAAACTGTTCTCAAGTCTCTTAGAAGCTCCAAAG GTAAGTTGATTATCATTGCCAACAACTGCCCTCCTCTTAGGAAGTCGGAGATTGAGTATTATGCCATGTTGTGCAAGGTTGGAGTTCACCACTACAATGGAA acaACGTAGACTTGGGCACTGCTTGCGGCAAATACTTTAGAGTGTGCTGCCTCAGCATTATTGACCCTG GAGACTCTGATATTATAAAGAGCATGCCCGGTGATCACTAA
- the LOC108453770 gene encoding uncharacterized protein LOC108453770 — protein sequence MEGFGAEDLSTIGGIATVSLLHSFIPTHWLPFSIVGRAQNWTLSRTLFVTAFGAVLHVISTSLLGIAAITMANTIAGEETVHKLASLLLIVLGGSYILLFLSGKGGHSHSHNQPMEKMAVAGLVLVPALSPCATTLPVFLAVGNSSSMMVLAIIVLLFSTIAVMTSLVASSFYGASQLKFRWVERYDKVLVGSVLCLVGILTLIFHDHDGEEGLHAHQVHRKVIGL from the exons ATGGAGGGTTTTGGCGCCGAAGATCTGTCCACAATAGGCGGCATAGCCACTGTTTCTCTTCTTCATTCTTTCATTCCCACCCATTGGCTTCCATTCTCCATCGTCGGCCGTGCCCAAAATTGGACCCTTTCTCGTACCCTTTTTGTCA CCGCATTTGGAGCAGTTTTGCACGTAATATCCACTTCTCTTCTTGGTATAGCTGCAATAACTATGGCGAACACAATTGCTGGTGAAGAAACAGTGCATAAACTTGCTTCACTTTTGCTCATAGTTCTTGGTGGTAGCTATATATTGTTGTTTTTGTCTGGTAAGGGTGGACACAGTCATTCTCATAACCAACCCATGGAGAAAATGGCCGTCGCTGGCCTTGTCCTCGTTCCAGCATTGTCTCCTTGTGCAACCACTCTTCCTGTGTTCCTGGCTGTCGGAAATTCGTCTTCCATGATGGTACTTGCCATTATAGTGTTGCTATTCAG CACAATAGCAGTGATGACCTCGCTGGTGGCTTCATCCTTCTATGGTGCTAGCCAGCTCAAGTTTCGCTGGGTGGAGCGATACGACAAAGTTCTCGTGGGTTCGGTGCTATGCTTGGTAGGGATCCTAACACTCATTTTTCACGATCATGATGGAGAGGAGGGCTTGCATGCACATCAGGTGCACAGGAAAGTTATTGGTCTTTGA